From the genome of Anaerofustis stercorihominis DSM 17244:
TCCGTGTTTCATAGTTTTCCCCTTGACGTAAATTAGAACATGTGGATAAAGTCAAATCTAATTTAACTTTATCTAAATTTATTGTATCATATATAATAAAACAGCAAGAATTATATTTTTAGATAAATTCTTACTAATTTTTCATCGCTTATTAAAAATAAATAAGAGCAATATAAAAGTATTGCTCTTATGATTATATTCTGCCTAATACTTTACTCATATAACTATAAGTCTGAGGTCTTTCTTTTTTTAGTTTTGAGCCTTCAAGTACATAATTCTTATAAGACTCTGCAAAATATTCACTTGAAGACTGTGTCGCATAAGCTTTATTTGAATAATTATATTTACTCTTTTCTGAATTATATATATCCTTAAATTCACCGCTTACATCAGCACGACCGCCCATAAAGGCTACAAAATGACCAAATTCATGATAAGCTACAGTACTGTCTCTCTTAAGAACTATTTCTTTCCTGCCGGGATCGAATTTACCCGCATATGAAACCTTGGAATCATATTTTATATCCTTTTGACTTAAACATACTTCTAAGTCTGCTGCTTGCCTTAGGCACTGATGTATTTATATTTCCGGTATAACTTGTAAGAGTGGTTACAGTCGTTACAACAGTAGTCTTTGTAGTAGTGGTTATGGTCTTTTTCTTTGATTTTTTCTTGGTTTGTGTTTTCACAGTAGTTTTTACCGTTGTATTTTTCTTTGTTTGTTTATTATAACTGATAGATTTAGTAGCATATTTTTTAGTTTTGCTTGTAACCTTCTTTGTTGTTTTTTTTGCAGGTTTCTTCATTTTCTGAACTTTAACCTTTTTCTTAACAACAGTTTTAACTTTAGGTTTGCTGCTCAACGGAACTTTATTGGCGTCAATGATATGCTCCGTAGCCACATCAGAAGTGTCAATGAAAACATCGGGAGTTTTATATTGAATGATAAAAAAGCTGATTATCAATGATAATACTATTATGCTTATTACTATTATCTTTTTATGGGTGGTTCTTTCACTCTTCATTTTAATCACCTTTATTATTTCTAATATTTAAATTTATTATATCATAAAAATTAGGAAACGGTTACTGTTTTTAGTAATATTCTAATAATATATATAATATTTTTACCATTTGAAAAGACCTCGTAAGAGATCTTTTCGTTTATGAGTAAATTGCATCGGATATATATCTCATTGCATTTAAATGTTTACTGTTTAATTTTCATTTTCTTAATTATTAACAATATCCCTGCAAGAGATAAAATGAATATCACAGTAAATAAAACTGAATTTGTATTATCAGAAGTATCAACACCGGAAGAAGTAGGCGTTTTATTGTCTTTTATAGTAACTTTGCTTGAGTCTACTTTATTTGTTATAGTTGTACTTCCGCCCTGTGCACTTACGCTTACAGATGTTTTATCTATACTTACTTTATATTCAAAAGTCTTGGAGTTTTTTACATCTTTTCCGTTTTCATCAACTTCTTTTACATAGTAAGTTACACTTTTGCCCTTTTCTCCGAGAGGTACCGTAACGGTTGTTGAAGTTGAGCTTTCATCTGCTAATACGAGAGGTACGATCAAATCATTTCCGTCTTCGTCTTTAAGCGGCTTTTTACATCCTTTATCCGTATAAACTCCCGCATAGAACACATCTTGCACCTTTTTGGCTTTGCCGTTTGCACCAAGGACTTTTTTATTGATAGTCAACTGACCATCATAGTAATATCCTATATCGCCGAATGAATTCGTTATGGTAACATTACCTTTTGTATCTTTATTAACAGTTACGCTGCTTGGAGATACATTAACGTTATAATCAAATCCACTGTCATTATTGATTACTTTTCCGTTAGCATCGACTTCTCTTACATAATAAGTAACATCGGAGCCCTCTTCACCCAAAGGTACGAATGCGGTTACACTTCCCTCACTCTCGCCATTTAGTACTATAGGAAGTATCAAATCATTTCCGTCTACATCCTGTACCAAATCAGTACAGGCTTCATCTGCAAACACACCTGCATAGAATACATCATATACTTTAAACGGTTCTTCGTAGAATAGAACTTTTTTTGTTATATTTATTTCGCCTTCATAGTAATATGACGAATTTTCAAATGTATTGGTAATCGTAAAACCTTTTTCACTATTACCTTCAACAGTAGGGACATAATAATCTATCGGAGTTTCTTTTACGGTATAATCGATTTTCTTACCGTTTTTATACTCTTTAAATCCAATGAATGAGCCTTGCCAATTATTATCCTTATTTAGTGTAACATTCTTTTCTGTGTCGATTCCGTTAGCATATAGATTTACTTCTACAGTCTTTGGACGAAGAAGTGCGGAATTATCATTATCATCCCATACTTTATTAACATCTATATCTATAATAGAATCATTTGTTAAATTAAGAGGCGTACCGCTTTGAAGTTTCCAAAAATCATCAAGTATTTTATTTGTATCAATTGTACTGGTACGTCCCAGTATTATAAAATTATGTTTCGTAACATCAAGGGAATATCCCTTTGGAGCTTCGGTTTCTACCAAATAATAGTAAGTATCGAATTTTAGAGAAGATAATATTATCTGCCCCTTATCTCCCGAAACAAGAGGTTTCTCATTAAGTTTTACATCATCCGAAGGATCATCTAAATCATTAACTGAATATATATCAAATTTAGCACCGCTTAGAGGAGTACTGTTTGCTGCGTCTACTTTATAAATATAAAGTATAGGATCCCCCGTAGCTGTTGCAGAACCCTCTTTTACTACAACTTTTTTACTATCTTCTACTTTTACTATTTCTTCTTTTTCGCCTAATAATGAAGCAGTATTTTTAATATTCTGAGATGAACCTATGTGACCTTGAACATATGCTTCATAATATATTTCCAGTTTCATTCCGTCAGGTATCGTTAAGTTAAATCCATGACCGTCACTGTTTTGAGATAATGTCCATTTATCAGAAGATAATTCGTGTCTGACATTATTTATCATTTCATAAACTTTCATGGAACCCGGAACTATAGACATATTGGAAGTCATATCATCTTTAAGAGTAAGTGTCTTACCGTTACCTAGCACGGCACCGGCTTCATTTAGTTTTAAAGTATACTGGACATTAGGTGCGGTCGCATCGCTATATAAACCTGTTTTCGTAAGAAGATTTACCTTTATCGTCTTGCTTGCTTGTGTTTCTCTTAATTTTTTGTTATTTATAAACAAATCTGCTTTATTTATAAAAGACTTTCCGTTTACTGTACTGAATGCGGTATCATCGGTAATTTTTGTCCAAAGTTTTAATGTAACTTTTTGAGACAAATTTCCCGATAAAATCAATTTAACATCATTTGTTCCTTTTACTTCTTCGGTTTTGATATCAACATTCTTTTTATCTGAAGTAACAGAATCAAACCTCAAGCCGTCAGGTAAATGTTCAAGGATATAAACATCATCGTAATCCATTTTTAAACTATTTTGATTAAATGTTATATTCCAAAAGACCTTTTTATTTTCCAAATCTACGGAATCAGCGGCAGTTTTATTTAGTAATGAATTATTGTTATACTGAACATAAGCATTAGACTGATATGTCTGATCTCCAGTTTTAAGTTCTGCTTTATTGGAATATCTGAATTCTTTTTTGATACTGCTGTTGATATCTGCTTTGGTATTGTATTTAATCGTAACGGCTGATTTTATATCTTTAAGAAAATCTATTTTATAACCTTCGTTAAATCTGACCTCGCCTTGTACCACATAATATTCTCCGTTAGCAAAAGCGGTAACTTTATAATCTTGATTTTCCCTCAGTACATTTCCATCTCCGTCTGTTAAGACTATACTGTCAATCAAAACTTTATGAGATGTGGTTTTCATATCTGCAGAAGTCAAACTTCCGCTTGTCAAAGCAAGGTGAGGAACATCATAATATACCGCTCCCTTTGGTATCTCTCCAATTGATCTGCTGTCATTTTTGATTGCATTCAATGTAGTTGTCCATGATATGGTTTGATCATTCAAGTTCAGAGTCCCTGCTATTTTGTCTAAGTTATAGTAACTATAAGTAACTTCTGCTCCGGTTGAAGTACCGCTTACACTTCCGCTTCCGCCGCCCGAACCTCCGGGTGGAGTCATTTCAAATTTATTTGAAAGTTTTTCCATGTTAGCAACGGAAGAATCTACTTTTACATCGTATGTGAATAAGTAATAATAAGCACCGTCTGCTACATATTCAAATGAAGTCTTACTCTGAGGATCAAAAGTTTTTGTTTCTATAAGTGTAGCGGAATTTGCCCCGACAGGTCCCTTTGAATATTTAGAAACCGTAATTTTTCCGTCATAAATTTGACCTTTTCCTAAAATATCTTTCAATGTCCAGCCGGTGATATTTTGAACAGGTGTTTCATTTACACTTACACTATAGGTTATCTTGCCGTCGGTGATATCCATACGCCCTGTCTTTTTGATCCAGTTTTTGGTTATTATTTTACTGTAATCGGTCGAAGCGTTGACCCCGTTATTATCCGTCACCGAAGCATGATTTCTGATATTTTGCTCAACTGAATTACTTCCCGTACTGTAAACTCTTGGATCTACTTTTACCCAATAATCAATAGTTAATTTCTGTCCCGCCGTAAGTTTTTTCCCGGTCTTTAATTTAAATTTAACGGGAGATGAAGACATATCGACATCCAGCCATTCACTTAAATTTACACTTTGCCCATTAATCATGGCAGTAACGGGATATGTACCGTTATTTAAATAATTTATATATTTGGCTCCCAAAGTAAAATTATCAGAAATAACAAGACCCGTCAAATCTTCGGTATTCTTCGCATTTGCGATAACCAAAAGTCTGTATTTCATATGAGTTATAGCACCATCAGCGTTACCATTTTCATATTTATACGCAGGTATGCTCTTGGCAATGGTTACGCTTTTATTAGTTATGACAGGTTTTGGTTTTACCACAACATCGTATTTATATTCTTCCGTAAAAGGTATGGTAACGGTATATTCCTTTTCCTTTTGTTCAAGACTTAATTTTGCCCAGCATGAAAAAGTTCCTTTATAATTTAAACGACCGTTTTCATCAGAAAACTTATCATTTAAAGTTATGGTAACATTTCCGCTTTTATCTATTTGGGCACTTCCCACTACAGTCGTTCCTTCCTTGACTTCAAATGTTTGCTCCGATGCCAATTTGCAAACAGAAGGAAGTTTATAGCTGAAACTGTCACCTGAGTAAACATATTCATCTTTTAATGCTTTATATGATATATCAAGTTTAACAGAAGTATCATTTGGAAAAGGTGTCTTATTGTCATATAGATCCCAGCTGTCTTTTTCATCATTGTAAGTATACATGTTTACTGATGTAATCCTTCCTTTTTCGGAAAGATCATAGTTTACGGGAGTTTTGTCAATATTTTTATTATCACTTACTTGTTTTGTCTGATCAATGACTGTTTTGGAACTCTTTTTACTGTTCGCAGATAAATCAGTCCTGTCTTTAACTCTGTTTTTAAGAGTATCTTCACTGCTCCCATTCCCGCCTGAACCAAAATCACTGTTTATCTTTTGTGTAGTATCAGTATTTTGCTCCTGTCCCGCCTGTGAAGCAAATACTGATGCAGGCATAGCAGAAACAATAAGCATAAATGATAAACAAATAGCAAATAATCTTTTTTTCATAACAAATCCTCCGTATACTCTATTATTTATAGATAACAAAATAACATTTATTTTACATAGTAACCTATTTTATATTATTATATATTTACTCAGTTACCTACCAGTTACGTATGGAATAATTTTCATGTATATTATTAAAAATTTATTTTTTACTCAAAATAAAAAGACAGGATATACAAATTATCCTGTCTTTTTATAATTATATACTGTTAAGTATTATTTTTTTGAGTCTTCTATACCTTTTCTGATCTGATCATTGCATTTTTTATCTATATCTTTTGCAACATCTTCGGCTGATTTGCTGCCACGTAATAAATCCTGCATACAAACATGAAAAACATCTCTTACACCTTCCCAATTAGGATTATTATGTCTTGCATCAACGATATTTTTTGAATTTTTACTATATGCTTCCATATAAGCAACTTTATCTTTATTTTTTTCAACATAAGATTTCATTACCGGAGTGCTGGCTAAAGAATATTTCCAAAACTCTTCATTATCATAAATAAATTTAATAAAATCTTTAGAAACCTTAAGTTTATCGGGATCGTTATTATTAAACACATAAAATCCGTTTAAATAATTGGTGGCATATCCGTTACCGTCAAGACTCGGGAAATTGGCTAAAAAAACATCAAATCCATAATCTTCTTTTGCATTATTTATTATTACGCTGTTCCCGTAAGTTATTGCAAGCTGTTGATTATAAAACAACTCATAATTGGATAAGAAATCCATATTCTCGGAACCGATCGGAGTTATTTGATTTTTATTCAATTCGGATATCCATTCCAACGCCTTTATCCCTTCAGGCGTACTCAAATTAAAATATCCGTTTTTATCGAATATATCACTTCCGTAGGCTCTTAAAAGAGTCATGATATGAGTGTCCCCCTGATTATCGGAAGCAAACATGGATAGAGTACTCTTGTTGTTATCTTTTAAAGAATGTTTTAAAGTATTTAAAATTATATTGAATTCTTCAGTTGACCACTGAGCTATTTGTCCTTTTTTAGGGATGTATTCTTCCAATCCTGCATTTTTCATCATTTTAGTATTCACGACCATGGTATTTTGAAGCTGATTAAATGGAAGCATATATGTTTTTCCGTCTACATTGCATTGTTCCCATATTTTATCGTCTATATTTTTTCTCATCTCATCACTTATTATATCGTCTATAGGCGCCATTCTGCCTTTTCGGATGTATGTAGGCATATCAAAAGAA
Proteins encoded in this window:
- a CDS encoding Cna B-type domain-containing protein; amino-acid sequence: MKKRLFAICLSFMLIVSAMPASVFASQAGQEQNTDTTQKINSDFGSGGNGSSEDTLKNRVKDRTDLSANSKKSSKTVIDQTKQVSDNKNIDKTPVNYDLSEKGRITSVNMYTYNDEKDSWDLYDNKTPFPNDTSVKLDISYKALKDEYVYSGDSFSYKLPSVCKLASEQTFEVKEGTTVVGSAQIDKSGNVTITLNDKFSDENGRLNYKGTFSCWAKLSLEQKEKEYTVTIPFTEEYKYDVVVKPKPVITNKSVTIAKSIPAYKYENGNADGAITHMKYRLLVIANAKNTEDLTGLVISDNFTLGAKYINYLNNGTYPVTAMINGQSVNLSEWLDVDMSSSPVKFKLKTGKKLTAGQKLTIDYWVKVDPRVYSTGSNSVEQNIRNHASVTDNNGVNASTDYSKIITKNWIKKTGRMDITDGKITYSVSVNETPVQNITGWTLKDILGKGQIYDGKITVSKYSKGPVGANSATLIETKTFDPQSKTSFEYVADGAYYYLFTYDVKVDSSVANMEKLSNKFEMTPPGGSGGGSGSVSGTSTGAEVTYSYYNLDKIAGTLNLNDQTISWTTTLNAIKNDSRSIGEIPKGAVYYDVPHLALTSGSLTSADMKTTSHKVLIDSIVLTDGDGNVLRENQDYKVTAFANGEYYVVQGEVRFNEGYKIDFLKDIKSAVTIKYNTKADINSSIKKEFRYSNKAELKTGDQTYQSNAYVQYNNNSLLNKTAADSVDLENKKVFWNITFNQNSLKMDYDDVYILEHLPDGLRFDSVTSDKKNVDIKTEEVKGTNDVKLILSGNLSQKVTLKLWTKITDDTAFSTVNGKSFINKADLFINNKKLRETQASKTIKVNLLTKTGLYSDATAPNVQYTLKLNEAGAVLGNGKTLTLKDDMTSNMSIVPGSMKVYEMINNVRHELSSDKWTLSQNSDGHGFNLTIPDGMKLEIYYEAYVQGHIGSSQNIKNTASLLGEKEEIVKVEDSKKVVVKEGSATATGDPILYIYKVDAANSTPLSGAKFDIYSVNDLDDPSDDVKLNEKPLVSGDKGQIILSSLKFDTYYYLVETEAPKGYSLDVTKHNFIILGRTSTIDTNKILDDFWKLQSGTPLNLTNDSIIDIDVNKVWDDNDNSALLRPKTVEVNLYANGIDTEKNVTLNKDNNWQGSFIGFKEYKNGKKIDYTVKETPIDYYVPTVEGNSEKGFTITNTFENSSYYYEGEINITKKVLFYEEPFKVYDVFYAGVFADEACTDLVQDVDGNDLILPIVLNGESEGSVTAFVPLGEEGSDVTYYVREVDANGKVINNDSGFDYNVNVSPSSVTVNKDTKGNVTITNSFGDIGYYYDGQLTINKKVLGANGKAKKVQDVFYAGVYTDKGCKKPLKDEDGNDLIVPLVLADESSTSTTVTVPLGEKGKSVTYYVKEVDENGKDVKNSKTFEYKVSIDKTSVSVSAQGGSTTITNKVDSSKVTIKDNKTPTSSGVDTSDNTNSVLFTVIFILSLAGILLIIKKMKIKQ
- a CDS encoding ABC transporter substrate-binding protein, with amino-acid sequence MKKKLICLLIVMILCQSLWGCGKEVKKVTVNVKCPPVTMVYDKDHPNAEIFDLFSEAAEKFKNTYKEYDVEFNITKYKYTDEKEQLETKFGTDEAADVIYPGSFDMPTYIRKGRMAPIDDIISDEMRKNIDDKIWEQCNVDGKTYMLPFNQLQNTMVVNTKMMKNAGLEEYIPKKGQIAQWSTEEFNIILNTLKHSLKDNNKSTLSMFASDNQGDTHIMTLLRAYGSDIFDKNGYFNLSTPEGIKALEWISELNKNQITPIGSENMDFLSNYELFYNQQLAITYGNSVIINNAKEDYGFDVFLANFPSLDGNGYATNYLNGFYVFNNNDPDKLKVSKDFIKFIYDNEEFWKYSLASTPVMKSYVEKNKDKVAYMEAYSKNSKNIVDARHNNPNWEGVRDVFHVCMQDLLRGSKSAEDVAKDIDKKCNDQIRKGIEDSKK
- a CDS encoding anthrax toxin lethal factor-related metalloendopeptidase — its product is MHQCLRQAADLEVCLSQKDIKYDSKVSYAGKFDPGRKEIVLKRDSTVAYHEFGHFVAFMGGRADVSGEFKDIYNSEKSKYNYSNKAYATQSSSEYFAESYKNYVLEGSKLKKERPQTYSYMSKVLGRI